The Streptomyces sp. 135 sequence ACACCCGCACCTCGTGCCCGGCGGCGCGCAGATGGCCGACGGCGAAGTCGGCCAGGACGGCATTGAGGGACAGGGGTTCGGGGTGGGCGCTGACGACGAGGACCTTCTTGGCGTTCATGACGCCACGCTCTCCCGCCCGGGCACCGCCGACCAGCCCCCTGCGCGACGGCGGAACGGCAATCCTGGTACCGGCGGTCCCACCCATACTGGGGTCCATGGACAGTGGCGCGACGCAGGGCGACGGGAGAGACACGGGCCGGGAACTGGGCGGCTTCCTGCGCGCCCGCAGGGCCCGGGTCACCCCGGAACACGTCGGTCTCCCGGGCGGCACCCGCCGCCGGGTACGCGGCCTGCGGCGCGAGGAGCTGGCCCAGCTGGCCGGCATCAGCGTCGACTATTACGTACGCCTCGAACAGGGCCGCGCCACCCAGCCGTCCCCCGAAGTGCTCGACGCCCTGGCCCGAGCGCTCACCCTGGACACGGCGGAACGTACGCACCTCACCACGCTCGCCGGCGCCGAACGCGGCCCGGCGCCGGAGGCCAGGGTCAGCCCGCTGCTGCGGCGCGTCCTGGATGCCGTGGCCGACGGTTTCCCGGCCTTCGCGACCGACCACCGCCTGGACGTCGTCGCCTGGAACGCCCTCGGCGCCGAACTCCTCGGCGGCCTCGCCGACCCGGCCCGCCGCGACCGCAACAACGCGCGCTACGTCTTCCTCGACCCCGCCTCCCGCGACGTGCACCCGGACTGGACCGACCGGGCGGCGGAGGCCGTGGGCCAGCTCCGGGTGGCGGCGGGCCGCTACCCGGACGACGCGGAACTGGA is a genomic window containing:
- a CDS encoding helix-turn-helix transcriptional regulator, translated to MDSGATQGDGRDTGRELGGFLRARRARVTPEHVGLPGGTRRRVRGLRREELAQLAGISVDYYVRLEQGRATQPSPEVLDALARALTLDTAERTHLTTLAGAERGPAPEARVSPLLRRVLDAVADGFPAFATDHRLDVVAWNALGAELLGGLADPARRDRNNARYVFLDPASRDVHPDWTDRAAEAVGQLRVAAGRYPDDAELDALIAELMLRSAEFRRIWDSGEVVMCASGSKRLRHPRTGILTLDFESLHVPAAPGEPGLVVHVFGAEEGTEEAAALADLATSPNS